The sequence below is a genomic window from Chthoniobacterales bacterium.
ACGCAGCACGATGCTAATTGTCGTGCTGAGCCCAGGCGCTTTATCTTCGGAACCGGTTTATGACGAAGTCACCTATTTTGTAGCGAGGAGGCCTCATAGGCGAGTTGTCACGATTAATATAAACGAGACCTATTCCCAACTGCCGAGCGAGCACCGCTTGTACCGGTTGCTGTTCGCCGAGAGATTGCGGATTCCTGAGATTGTTGCGGGTCCCCTTGAGACTCCGTCTGAGTCGGTTCTGCTTGAACTAAAGCGGAACTTCAGATTCGTCCATCAAAATACGAAAAGATTGCGAATCCTAAAAGTAACGATTGCACTTTTGCTGGGGCTGAGCCTCTGCGCATTGTTCGCGGCAGGATATTCCCAAAAGCAGCGGAACCTGGCGCTTCTTGAACGCAATATCGCTCGCGTGGGCGAGGGCAGATTTTATCTTGAGCGGGCTAAACAATCCATCAGCGGTGGAGTTGGCACTTATCCATTGCTGCCGATTTATGCGTCTCGTGCCGTTGGTTTTCCAACAACGGGTCCTGTTGGCGAACGGAGCAAGCGCTTTCCCCAGCTTCTAAGTCCGGATGCCACCCCAGACGAATATCAAGACGCTTTGCGTTTGGCCGGTTGGAACCTGGCCGCGCCGGTTCTCATCTGGTCGAGTCCGCTTGTCCGACAGCACGCGAATTCCATTACGCTGCTTCAGTCGTTGCCCGGATCGCGCCTGTTCTCTCTGGATGCCTCCGGATATTCGCGTATTTGGAACTTGAAGACAAACACGATGGAAGGAGCCCGTCGGTTCGAGGGTGACGTCAGCCATGCCTGCGCAAGCTTGGATGAGAAGGTTTGGGCTGTCTGCAGCCACGATGGACAAATTGCCATTTTCAATGCGGATACTTGGTTTCCCATTCAGTCGTTAGCGGGCGGACTACGAGATATGTATTTGTCGCTGGACGAGCACGGGCGACGGTTAAGCATAACCGGAAAAGACACGGTGGAAATTTGGGAGAAGAGCACTGGGAATCGGCTTCAGATCATTAGACTACCTCAAACGAATCTTCCACAGTCCGGCCTGCTTAGTCCCACGGGGGATTATGTTGCCGTAAAGTCGGACGGAAAAGTGACCGTTTACGATGTCGCAACAGGAAAAATCTTTCCTCACCTACCGTCCATTGCCGATACTGGCGTAAAGGCTTTTAGTTGGTGTGGCCGGACAGAGCGCCTGTTTCTTGTAGGAAATGACGGTAGCTGCTATATAACTGACATACGCGGAGCGACCGAGCGCATCGCACCATCCGAACCGTGGGGCGATGGTTTCAGTTGTTTTGTCAGCCCGTCCGGGCGCTTCGCCGTTTCACGGCCAACTCCCGATTCTCGTTTAGGGAAAGCGATGCTTTGGGATCTGCCTGCGAAGAAATGTCTTGGTCCTTTGCAGCGCTTTCCTGGGAGAGGTCCGGTCTCGTCGTTTTGGTTCTCAAAGGACGATCAATTGCTTTACGGTGGATCCACCTTTGGAACCATTACTGCCTGGCAGCTGCCGTCGGGCCGCTTGGACGCCCGATATGCGCACGGTCACGGCGGTCCTGTGTACGATGTGGCATTTTCCCCAGATGGGAGCATTTTCGCGAGCGCTGGCACGGATGGAACGATCGAAGTGTGGGATTCGGCAAATGGCTCTATCAAGCAGTCCGCCGCGTCTCCCCATTGGAATAGCGAGTACCGCCGGGTTACATTCTTGGGCAAGAGCGGCGTGTTGCTGGCACTGGACCGCGCCGGGCTGCTGGTGCGAATCCAGCTAGGGCACCCCGAGCCAATCCAGGAATCGTTTCAATTGCGACCGGGTCAGGCATTCGCCATGGCCGTCAATCCCGACACTGCGGAGGTCGCCGTAGGATTCACTTGCGGCCGGATCGAAATTCGCAAGCTTGCTTCGCTGCACGAAGTTGATCGGCAATACGAAATTGGAGCCCGCAACGATCCGGAATTTCGCGCTCTGGATGCCAAAATAAACCTTCCCCAGACGATCACGGCCTTGAGCTTTAGTCCCGGCGGTCGCCGGCTTGCATGTGCCATATCCGCGGCGCGCGCGGGGACCGACCAGAAGGTTCTTCTTCTGGATCCGGATGAGCCCGACCATAAGATTTTGATTATCGATCCGGAAACTGGGCAAAAACTCTTTGGCTTTGAGGGCGACAAGGAGGCGGTCAATGCAATCGTCTTCAGCCCAGTCGGAGACACGGTAGCGAGTGGGGGACTGGATGGAAAGATTCGTTTTTACGGCTGCTCCCCCACGCCCAAGACTTACCCTACCAAAGAGGTAGACGGAACGCCGATTACCTCCTTGGCCTATAGTATCGACGGACACTTTTTTGCCGCCGGAACGAAATCCGGGAAAATTCGTCTTTGGGACACGACAATCAATCAAGCCGTCGCCGATTTATTAGCTCACTCAGATGCGGTGAATCGGATTGAGTTTTCGCCTGACGGGTCGTACCTGCTATCCAGTTCAGACGACGGCACCGTCAAGGCCTGGGAGATTGCGAGTGACAACGTCACCTTTGGATCTCATGTCCGCGGTCTGCTCGCCGGAGACTCCCACCATCCCACCATCGCGATCACTATGCACAATGGCGGCACCATGATCAACGTGGTGGGGGAAGAGACAGGAGGCATCACCGGACGGCAACTTAGTGCTGTCGGTTTAGCGAGTTCATGGGCATACAATGCACAAGCAGATCTGCTCGTACTGGGAGGGAACGATCTTCCTGGGGACGGTCAAAGTGTCGAGCCCGATGAAACCGCAGGACGTTGTGAACTTTGGCGAACGACAGACATGGAAAAGATTGCCACGTGGACGCCACGACACAGGTTGGTAAAAGCGGTCGCGATATCGCCGTCCGGGCGGCATGTTGCGACCGCGGGTTGGGAGGGCGTCCGCCTCTGGGATACAGCCAATTTGCAGAGGCCGATCTGGGAGACGTCAGAAGTGCTCTTCGTCGAAACGATCGCCTTCAGTCCCGATGGAAAGCGACTCATCTTTTCGTCGAGCGCTGGAAAGGCGCGTGGCGCCCTCTTCGGTCCCAAAGCCAAAGCAGATCCGCGCGGCAATTTGTTCCTGGCTGATGCTTCCAATGGTGAAATCTTGCGGGGCGAGCAAGTGCCGACTTACTCGATTTTAGCGCTAGCCATTAACCCGCGCGGGGATCAACTGGCCGTCGGGACGAACGGGGCCGGAGTATTTACCTATGACCTGAATGAATCCTCTTTTGGATCTCGCGTTCATCACGAGCAGTCCGGTTCGGTCGATGCCGTCGCGTTCAACGAGGACGGAACATATCTCGGGAGCAGCTCAAATGAAATGGGGTTGATGTTATGGCCGTGCGGAGTGAAGTCAGGATTTGTCCGTCAATTCCTCATCAAGGGTTGCAGCTCGATTGCCTTCGGTGCGGATCGGAAGACTTTGTGGCTCAGTGCGGGAAGAGATATTCGGAAAGTCGATCTTCGCCCGGCCGATTATCTCCAGTATTTCTACCCAAACCAAACTATCGACCATGAGCCATCCAAGGATTGGTTTCAACTTGCCGGCGGGGGTTTTAATCCTTTAGACAAAAACAATTTTCTCGATCGCAACCAAGAGTTTGGATTCGTGAACCTGCGCGGAAACACCCTTGGCGAACAATATCGGTCCGCGGACGGAGAGGAGCTCCGGAATAGACTGTTCTGGCGCTTCTATAATGCTCGAAACTGGCCGGCCGCGTGGGCCCATTGCGATCAGACGAATAGCGAACAGCGTACAAGCATGTTGTTGGGACTTGCGGCAGAAAATTTTGTTCCGACTGCGCGAACATTGCTGCAAGGCATATCGATTGAACCAGTTTCGCAGGTTGAGATTGAAGCAAGCAAAGGTATCAAGACAATGGATAAGGATAAGATTCCTTAAGTCTCTCTCCGCAGATTTCGGCCCTGGCAGCGCCAGACTTACATTCGCACGCGCTCGAATTCATTTATTCAGCCTGTAGCATCCGCGCCGGATCGATTCTGGTCGCACGCCATGCAGGAATGATAGTTGCCAATGCAGCCGACCCGATGAGTACAACGAGTACGGAGCACATTGTCAGAGGATCAAAGGCGGCTACTCCGTAGAATATGTCATCCGAAGGCTGGCCTTGGTAAACGGCCGACCGAACAACACGCACAAGTCCCACGGATGCGGGAAGTCCGACGAGAAAGCCGACAAGTAATAGACCGGCGACTTTCCGGAAGACGAGCGACATTACTTGCTGTCGATTAGCGCCAATCGCCATTCGCAAAGCGATCTCTCGGGTACGCTGAGCCACCCAAAATGCAAGCGTCCCGTAGATTCCGACGGCCGTCGCGACCAAAGCGAACATGGCAAAAAGTACCAGCAATGTCCCATTGAACCTTCGTGCCAGTTGTGACGCGCGAATGCGTTCTGCCATCATTTCCATATCATAAACCGGCTGACTCGGATCCAGCTTCAAAATGGCGTCGCGCACACGATCTGCCAAGCCCGGCGATTTAGTGCGCGTCTCGGCCACTACAAACATGGACGGCACCGGGCTTTGCGCGAAAGGAATATACACGACGTTGTGAGGCTGCTCGGTGACATCCCACTGTTTGCCGCTGGCGACAACTCCCACGATTTGCGCAACGCGCGGCTCCACATTATCCGGATCGAGGCGCTCGGCCGGTTCGATCTCGAGTTGCTTGCCTATGGGAGACTCTGATGGGAAAAGTTGACGCCCGAGATGTTCGTTAATCATGATTACGGGCGGCGCTCCCTGGACGTCCGTAACGGTAAACGATCTGCCGAGGGTGATTCGGACTCCGAGTGTGCGAAAATATTCCGGAGTCACAAGGACGGTTTGAGCGTCCATTTGCTCGCCGGTATTCTGTGCTCGACCTGGTTGAGTTATGCGATTTCCCATTGCTCCCGAAGTAAATGGCAAGTGGCTGACCGCGGCCACCTCGCCTATACCGGGGGTATTCTTGAGGCGGTCGAAGACCATGGCATAAAAGGTGGCGATCTGGTCACCTGTCTTATATCGAGGGCCCTGCGGAAAAAGATGAAAGCTGAGCAGATTCCCAGACTGGAAGCCGATATCAGTCTGTTGTAACCGCCAAAGGCTCCGAATTAAGAGGCCGGCGCCTGATAATAAAACCACGGTTAGCACTACCTGGGAAGTAACAAGGAAACCTCTCAGTCGCTGCCGTCCCAAGCCAGCGCCGCCGGACCGGTCACTCTGGCGCAGCCAGTCGTTGATTTGAATTCCGCCCGAAAAGAGTAAAGGCACGATGGCAAAAAATATGGCCATGCCTGCCGAAAGCGCTGCGATGCCGAACAATACACTCGTATCAATTCGCACCTCAGCCAGACGCGGGATATCAGCCGGGGCAACGGACAAAACAGCCCGCCGAAACCCATCCGCGATCCAGATGCCGAGAACCGTACCACCGAATACAAGAATGATACTTTCGCTTGCCGAAAGACGCAGGATGCTCCAGCGGGTCGCGCCTAGCGCCGCCCGAATCGCCAACTCTTGTTGGCGGCCTGTCCACCTCGCCAAGAGAAGGCTGGCTACGTTTGTACAGGCAATGAGCAGAACGAAAACGATCGCCGCTTGGAGTATGACTAGAAGGCCTCGATATCCTCCAATCCGTGTCTCCAGCAAATCTGTCATCTTAACCTCAGGAACGCCATTCACGCCCGGATAAATCTTCGCGAGCTGTGCGGCAATGTTATTCATTTGGGCTTGAGTCTCCGCAAGGGTGACTGCCGATTTCAATCTGCCGATGACAGTAAGAAGATGCAGATCGCGGTTCTGCATCTCCTTTGAGTTAAAACGAAGCGGAAGAATGACATCTGCTGTCCGAAAACCGAAGGATTCGAAAATCGGCGGGGCTACCCCGACGATATTGTAGGTTTCTCGGTCGACCGTAATTTTTTGGCCGATCACATCGTGACGTGAAGCAAAATGCCTCTTCCATAAAGCATCGCCGATAATTGCGACGGATCGTTCTTCCGTTCCCAATTCATCCTCGACAAACCAACGACCAAGCCGGGGCTTAAGTCGCAATATCGAAAACAAACTGCCGCTTACACTCCGCACCCCAATGCGCTCGGCGCCATAATTGGTGGCCAAGGTAGCCTCTGTCGCAGCGGTTGAAGCGGATAAGCCGTCAAAGACTCGGGCTTGCTCGACCCAGTCCTTATAATTCGGTCCAGACACATCCCAGAGAAGTTCGCGTTGCCTTGAGGGTTTTTCCCATAAAACGACAAGCCTTCCGGAATCTTCGAAGGGGAGTGGCTTCAGCAATACTCCATTAAGCAAGCTAAAGATCGCAGCGTTCGCACCGATTCCAATCGCAAGGGAAAGAACCACTGCGATCGTAAATGTAGGACTCTTCGCAACAAGTCTCGCGCTGTAGAAAAGATCGCGAAGAAAACCGTTCATTGACATCTAAAGGGAAACAGCGGCAGCTCTTACGGTTCAGGAACTGGTGGGCATCCTTCGAAGGATGACACGTAGTCGTTGCCCATGTACCGCAGATACTGGTATCCAATTGCGCTCGTAAAAAACCCATCGAGCGTGAGTCGACGGATTAGAGCGAAAAAGGGAAAACCAGGCTGAAGCGCCGGGTAGCGAGCGGCCTTTTCCCGATGCGCGAGGATGTCCAGGACCTCGTGTTGTTCCGCCTCGGAACAGTTCGCGAAAACGCGACCGTGGCGCATGGAATAGATGGAATCGAGCCATCGAAGTCCGCCTGAAATACATAAACCGATTGAAGCCTTTTCGCTCGCAAGTAAACTGATAAACTCTGGTGCGCCAGCCTCTACAGCCCCGGGCGAGTCCGCGTCCGGTGGGATGATAAGGTCGCAGAGTACCCGCAAGGTCCGCAGCTGATGCTCGTCGAGTTGCTCCGGTTTTGACTCGTGGCTTGTCGTCCCCACAGAAGGAATAGACGGTTCAAATCCACTAAGGCGCGGGCCCGACTCAGTCATAAACTAGAGATACCCTCTTTTCACCTGGTTAAGCAAGAACTCCGAAGCACGCCAAGCCAGGGCGAGAATCGTTAACGTAACCGGCTTGTCAGAACTCGAAACGAAAGAACTCGCATCCATTACAAACAGATTTTTTACGTCATGAGCCTGGCAAAAGCCGTTCAAGGCAGCGGCTCTTGGATCACGGCCCATCCTAATCGTACCCTGCTCCTGAAACCCCTCCCCGCCAGGATTGCCGACTAATTCCCCAGGATCGGGAATGCAGGTACCGCCTCCCGCCTCCACGATAGCGCGGAACGAACGCTGCATATCGTCTATCATCTTGAACTCATTGTCCCC
It includes:
- a CDS encoding ABC transporter permease; this translates as MNGFLRDLFYSARLVAKSPTFTIAVVLSLAIGIGANAAIFSLLNGVLLKPLPFEDSGRLVVLWEKPSRQRELLWDVSGPNYKDWVEQARVFDGLSASTAATEATLATNYGAERIGVRSVSGSLFSILRLKPRLGRWFVEDELGTEERSVAIIGDALWKRHFASRHDVIGQKITVDRETYNIVGVAPPIFESFGFRTADVILPLRFNSKEMQNRDLHLLTVIGRLKSAVTLAETQAQMNNIAAQLAKIYPGVNGVPEVKMTDLLETRIGGYRGLLVILQAAIVFVLLIACTNVASLLLARWTGRQQELAIRAALGATRWSILRLSASESIILVFGGTVLGIWIADGFRRAVLSVAPADIPRLAEVRIDTSVLFGIAALSAGMAIFFAIVPLLFSGGIQINDWLRQSDRSGGAGLGRQRLRGFLVTSQVVLTVVLLSGAGLLIRSLWRLQQTDIGFQSGNLLSFHLFPQGPRYKTGDQIATFYAMVFDRLKNTPGIGEVAAVSHLPFTSGAMGNRITQPGRAQNTGEQMDAQTVLVTPEYFRTLGVRITLGRSFTVTDVQGAPPVIMINEHLGRQLFPSESPIGKQLEIEPAERLDPDNVEPRVAQIVGVVASGKQWDVTEQPHNVVYIPFAQSPVPSMFVVAETRTKSPGLADRVRDAILKLDPSQPVYDMEMMAERIRASQLARRFNGTLLVLFAMFALVATAVGIYGTLAFWVAQRTREIALRMAIGANRQQVMSLVFRKVAGLLLVGFLVGLPASVGLVRVVRSAVYQGQPSDDIFYGVAAFDPLTMCSVLVVLIGSAALATIIPAWRATRIDPARMLQAE
- a CDS encoding TIR domain-containing protein is translated as MCHSWKDSHAYAEAIVRGLEPDLRCFIDSRDFEKGASWTIQGAQALRRSTMLIVVLSPGALSSEPVYDEVTYFVARRPHRRVVTININETYSQLPSEHRLYRLLFAERLRIPEIVAGPLETPSESVLLELKRNFRFVHQNTKRLRILKVTIALLLGLSLCALFAAGYSQKQRNLALLERNIARVGEGRFYLERAKQSISGGVGTYPLLPIYASRAVGFPTTGPVGERSKRFPQLLSPDATPDEYQDALRLAGWNLAAPVLIWSSPLVRQHANSITLLQSLPGSRLFSLDASGYSRIWNLKTNTMEGARRFEGDVSHACASLDEKVWAVCSHDGQIAIFNADTWFPIQSLAGGLRDMYLSLDEHGRRLSITGKDTVEIWEKSTGNRLQIIRLPQTNLPQSGLLSPTGDYVAVKSDGKVTVYDVATGKIFPHLPSIADTGVKAFSWCGRTERLFLVGNDGSCYITDIRGATERIAPSEPWGDGFSCFVSPSGRFAVSRPTPDSRLGKAMLWDLPAKKCLGPLQRFPGRGPVSSFWFSKDDQLLYGGSTFGTITAWQLPSGRLDARYAHGHGGPVYDVAFSPDGSIFASAGTDGTIEVWDSANGSIKQSAASPHWNSEYRRVTFLGKSGVLLALDRAGLLVRIQLGHPEPIQESFQLRPGQAFAMAVNPDTAEVAVGFTCGRIEIRKLASLHEVDRQYEIGARNDPEFRALDAKINLPQTITALSFSPGGRRLACAISAARAGTDQKVLLLDPDEPDHKILIIDPETGQKLFGFEGDKEAVNAIVFSPVGDTVASGGLDGKIRFYGCSPTPKTYPTKEVDGTPITSLAYSIDGHFFAAGTKSGKIRLWDTTINQAVADLLAHSDAVNRIEFSPDGSYLLSSSDDGTVKAWEIASDNVTFGSHVRGLLAGDSHHPTIAITMHNGGTMINVVGEETGGITGRQLSAVGLASSWAYNAQADLLVLGGNDLPGDGQSVEPDETAGRCELWRTTDMEKIATWTPRHRLVKAVAISPSGRHVATAGWEGVRLWDTANLQRPIWETSEVLFVETIAFSPDGKRLIFSSSAGKARGALFGPKAKADPRGNLFLADASNGEILRGEQVPTYSILALAINPRGDQLAVGTNGAGVFTYDLNESSFGSRVHHEQSGSVDAVAFNEDGTYLGSSSNEMGLMLWPCGVKSGFVRQFLIKGCSSIAFGADRKTLWLSAGRDIRKVDLRPADYLQYFYPNQTIDHEPSKDWFQLAGGGFNPLDKNNFLDRNQEFGFVNLRGNTLGEQYRSADGEELRNRLFWRFYNARNWPAAWAHCDQTNSEQRTSMLLGLAAENFVPTARTLLQGISIEPVSQVEIEASKGIKTMDKDKIP
- a CDS encoding GMC family oxidoreductase, whose protein sequence is MPLVSAFALEVERHEGYGIELKRRCRDVYGCYINFIAAGEMISNDESYCEINNNLMDRWGIPTLRFQFALGDNEFKMIDDMQRSFRAIVEAGGGTCIPDPGELVGNPGGEGFQEQGTIRMGRDPRAAALNGFCQAHDVKNLFVMDASSFVSSSDKPVTLTILALAWRASEFLLNQVKRGYL